In one Dermacentor variabilis isolate Ectoservices chromosome 4, ASM5094787v1, whole genome shotgun sequence genomic region, the following are encoded:
- the LOC142578743 gene encoding uncharacterized protein LOC142578743: protein MPANCSACKNRSNNGSKTTFHKFPAKDQECLKKWVAFVSKARGKGLWKPTVNSKLCSLHFEPDCFRHFNGRVYLNTGATPTVFDIPEHLLKGTRCVRESDASSSVVVSPSPEREEAVFVPSVVEERAFDYEGNPLSSTPVKVAKLQLSRLNEEQLRKALTSPVKVTPAGQRMITEAKEADGKRPIIVHVTSLSNNEPSSRPTRSKRLPEKLRSGDFDSNFGEEHPKKAPRLSSNLDDTETGISDDDDLGDESEDVDAPDLDEDEYEEGSDGESAGPATAYRSQAIKITASDGKADAAPKSTGGATAGTLVELCTQLDEQRTKNEELTKQLAKAKVVIENQNRNIEALEDVINNLRHRIVTMSKKCCASAEPAEVSGETKE from the exons ATGCCGGCTAATTGTTCGGCGTGTAAAAACCGATCGAATAATGGCAGCAAAACAACCTTTCACAA GTTTCCAGCGAAAGATCAAGAGTGCCTCAAGAAATGGGTCGCCTTTGTGTCTAAAGCAAGAGGCAAAGGCCTTTGGAAGCCCACCGTAAACAGCAAGTTGTGCTCGTTGCATTTCGAGCCGGATTGTTTTCGTCACTTCAACGGACGTGTGTACCTTAACACTGGAGCTACTCCTACTGTTTTTGATATCCCTGAACATCTGCTAAAGGGTACCCGATGCGTGAGGGAAAGTGACGCTTCGTCGTCAGTCGTCGTTTCGCCTTCGCCCGAGAGAGAAGAGGCCGTATTTGTACCAAGCGTTGTGGAAGAGAGGGCATTCGACTACGAAGGCAACCCTCTGAGCAGCACGCCCGTAAAGGTCGCCAAGCTGCAGCTTTCCCGCCTGAACGAGGAGCAACTTCGCAAGGCCCTGACTTCGCCGGTGAAAGTGACGCCTGCTGGCCAGCGAATGATCACCGAAGCCAAGGAAGCCGATGGCAAGCGACCAATCATAGTCCACGTCACGTCTCTCAGCAACAACGAGCCAAGCAGCCGCCCAACGCGCTCAAAGAGACTTCCCGAGAAGCTACGCTCCGGGGATTTCGACAGCAACTTCGGTGAAGAACATCCAAAGAAGGCGCCCCGACTTTCATCAAACCTGGACGATACAGAGACCGGAATAAGCGACGATGACGATCTTGGCGACGAGTCTGAGGACGTGGACGCACCAGATCTGGACGAGGACGAGTACGAAGAAGGAAGCGACGGTGAATCCGCGGGGCCGGCCACAGCGTACAGGTCGCAGGCCATAAAAATTACTGCGTCGGACGGAAAGGCTGACGCAGCGCCCAAGTCTACGGGTGGTGCCACAGCTGGCACTCTTGTGGAGCTCTGCACTCAGCTTGACGAGCAGCGCACCAAAAATGAGGAGCTGACTAAGCAGTTGGCCAAGGCCAAGGTGGTAATTGAAAACCAAAACAGGAACATTGAAGCTCTGGAAGATGTTATAAACAATCTTCGCCATAGGATTGTGACCATGAGCAAGAAGTGCTGTGCAAGTGCAGAACCAGCAGAAGTCAGTGGAGAAACGAAAGAGTGA